A single Deltaproteobacteria bacterium GWA2_45_12 DNA region contains:
- a CDS encoding peptidase, whose amino-acid sequence MKLHPFILIVLIVSTVAGFVAWEVTSVGAYGLMGAVLGLSFLFVCRVANQWQRAIVLRLGKFKELKGPGFFTIIPFVDTIPYCIDLRTITTPFTAEQTLTKDSVPVDVDAVLFWRVIDPAKAALEVENYKKAISWASQTALRDVIGETILADMLVGRAQIDSKLCQTIDASTKAWGIRVLSVELRDVKIPANLQNAMSMQAQAERERQARVILGESELQVSEKFSKASEKYVNNPTALHLRAMNILLEGMRQNSSIIIVPSSAVETMGLGAMTGLPVLAEPAPQLKKTI is encoded by the coding sequence ATGAAGTTACATCCATTTATTTTAATTGTGTTGATAGTGTCAACGGTTGCCGGGTTTGTAGCATGGGAAGTTACATCCGTGGGTGCTTACGGCTTGATGGGAGCTGTACTAGGGCTGAGTTTTCTTTTTGTTTGTCGGGTTGCCAACCAGTGGCAAAGAGCAATCGTACTGCGTCTTGGGAAGTTTAAGGAGCTCAAAGGGCCTGGCTTCTTCACGATCATCCCTTTTGTGGATACCATTCCCTATTGCATCGATTTAAGAACAATCACAACCCCTTTTACCGCCGAGCAAACCCTGACCAAGGATAGCGTGCCTGTGGATGTAGATGCCGTCCTGTTCTGGCGTGTGATTGATCCGGCCAAGGCTGCTTTGGAGGTTGAAAATTACAAAAAAGCCATTTCGTGGGCTTCTCAAACAGCCCTGCGGGACGTGATTGGTGAAACGATTTTAGCCGATATGTTGGTGGGCCGTGCGCAAATTGACTCGAAACTTTGTCAGACCATTGATGCCAGTACAAAAGCCTGGGGTATCAGAGTGCTGTCTGTGGAGCTCCGTGATGTGAAAATCCCGGCTAATTTACAAAATGCCATGTCCATGCAGGCCCAGGCCGAGCGGGAGAGACAGGCTCGGGTGATACTAGGCGAATCCGAACTACAAGTTTCAGAAAAATTCAGCAAAGCATCCGAAAAATACGTGAATAATCCGACAGCCTTGCATTTAAGGGCCATGAATATTTTGTTAGAAGGTATGCGACAAAATTCCTCCATTATTATTGTTCCCTCCTCGGCTGTCGAAACGATGGGGTTGGGTGCCATGACGGGTTTGCCCGTTTTGGCCGAGCCTGCTCCGCAATTAAAGAAGACAATTTAA
- a CDS encoding 4Fe-4S ferredoxin, which produces MAKKKLKGKASRRSFLKGLVGVAAAAVVGNPAESQAFSFESFFQKHYKNLTPDDKKRIFERLEAETKSKYGVDVHITDPQPIPGVKFVYGLNLTKCNGNRLCVAACQKENNTDRSFGYIKVLEMDKGNFNLEKGNRYYDGQVPKEGKFYLPVQCNQCESPPCTRACPIKATWKQEDGIVVIDYNWCIGCRYCQAACPYEARHFNFHAPEVPAEEINPNQAYLSNRIRMRGVVEKCTFCLHRTRNGRYPACLEACPTGARKFGNILDPNSEVYYILKHKNIFVLKEDLNTIPQFFYYFG; this is translated from the coding sequence CTGGCCAAAAAAAAACTTAAGGGGAAGGCATCCCGTCGAAGTTTCCTGAAGGGTCTTGTGGGGGTTGCGGCGGCGGCCGTTGTCGGAAATCCGGCGGAATCCCAAGCCTTCTCGTTTGAATCCTTTTTTCAGAAGCATTACAAAAATCTCACGCCGGATGACAAAAAAAGAATTTTTGAGCGTTTGGAGGCCGAAACCAAAAGCAAATATGGGGTTGACGTGCATATTACCGATCCTCAACCCATTCCGGGAGTCAAATTCGTTTATGGCTTAAATCTCACCAAGTGCAACGGGAATCGTTTGTGCGTGGCGGCTTGCCAGAAGGAAAACAACACTGACCGCTCGTTTGGCTATATCAAGGTTCTTGAGATGGATAAGGGGAACTTTAATCTTGAGAAGGGCAACCGTTACTATGATGGGCAAGTTCCCAAAGAAGGGAAGTTTTATCTGCCCGTCCAATGTAACCAGTGCGAAAGCCCCCCTTGTACGCGCGCCTGTCCCATTAAAGCCACTTGGAAGCAAGAAGACGGGATTGTTGTCATCGATTATAACTGGTGCATCGGTTGCCGTTATTGCCAGGCGGCCTGTCCTTATGAGGCCCGGCATTTCAACTTCCATGCGCCTGAGGTTCCCGCCGAAGAAATTAATCCGAATCAGGCTTATTTAAGTAACCGGATTCGAATGCGTGGCGTGGTCGAAAAATGTACTTTTTGTCTCCACCGCACGCGCAATGGCAGATATCCGGCCTGCCTCGAGGCTTGTCCCACGGGAGCCAGAAAATTTGGGAATATCCTGGATCCGAATAGCGAGGTTTATTACATTCTAAAGCACAAGAATATTTTTGTTCTGAAGGAGGATCTGAACACAATCCCACAGTTTTTTTATTACTTCGGTTAA
- a CDS encoding polysulfide reductase: MIRQVYQGPRIYFAWLGFLGVLILIGVAGYARQLQEGLILSNMTDQVSWGAYIANFTYIVGLAAAAVMLVIPAYVYKIKSIKEILLVGELFAIASIVMCLLFVTVDMGRPDRLWHLIPKLGRMNWPISMLTWDVIVLNGYLLLNLHIPGYLLYKKYRGQEPTSHYYMPFVMISIFWAVSIHTVTAFLYSGLGGKPFWNSAIIAPRFLASAFAVGPSFILLSLQVIEKFSSLKVDHEVYKVLKRIIAVTLVINLFLLVCELFKEFYTDSVHSASAQYLFTGLHGYHLLVPFIWTAIVLNIIATITYISPGLNQNRLYINIASGCAIVGIWIEKGMGLIVPGFIPTPLGDIVEYAPSLTEIQVCVGIWATGFFIFTLLLKAAIPIESGKLRWQEESLDFPKMSKEE; the protein is encoded by the coding sequence ATGATCCGGCAGGTCTACCAAGGCCCCCGTATTTACTTTGCCTGGCTGGGTTTCCTGGGTGTGTTGATATTGATAGGAGTCGCGGGCTATGCGCGGCAACTTCAAGAAGGTCTCATTCTCAGCAACATGACCGACCAGGTATCCTGGGGCGCCTATATTGCCAATTTCACCTATATTGTCGGTTTGGCTGCAGCAGCTGTTATGCTGGTGATTCCTGCCTATGTCTACAAGATCAAGTCCATAAAAGAGATTCTTCTTGTGGGGGAACTGTTTGCCATTGCGTCGATTGTCATGTGCCTCTTGTTTGTAACCGTAGATATGGGCAGGCCAGACCGTCTATGGCACTTAATTCCAAAGCTTGGTCGCATGAACTGGCCCATCTCGATGTTGACCTGGGACGTGATTGTGCTTAATGGTTACTTGCTCTTGAACCTGCACATTCCTGGTTATCTTCTCTATAAAAAATATCGGGGTCAGGAACCAACTTCACATTATTACATGCCCTTTGTGATGATCTCCATCTTTTGGGCTGTCAGCATTCATACTGTGACGGCTTTTCTCTATTCAGGTCTCGGGGGTAAGCCTTTCTGGAATTCGGCCATCATAGCGCCTCGTTTTTTAGCATCTGCCTTTGCAGTAGGACCTTCTTTTATTCTCCTGTCCCTACAGGTCATTGAAAAGTTCTCGAGTCTTAAAGTGGATCATGAAGTTTATAAGGTTTTAAAGAGAATCATCGCAGTCACGCTTGTGATTAATCTTTTTCTTCTGGTATGTGAGCTGTTCAAAGAGTTTTACACCGATTCAGTCCACAGTGCCTCCGCTCAATATCTTTTTACGGGGTTGCACGGCTATCACCTTTTAGTCCCGTTTATCTGGACTGCCATTGTCCTCAATATTATTGCAACTATCACTTACATTAGCCCCGGGCTCAATCAAAACCGGCTTTACATCAATATCGCGTCAGGATGCGCTATTGTGGGCATCTGGATTGAGAAAGGCATGGGGCTCATTGTGCCGGGATTCATTCCCACTCCTTTGGGTGACATTGTCGAATATGCTCCTTCTCTTACGGAGATTCAAGTTTGCGTGGGTATTTGGGCTACGGGATTTTTTATTTTTACCCTTCTTTTGAAAGCGGCGATTCCCATTGAATCTGGAAAGCTGAGATGGCAGGAAGAATCCCTCGATTTTCCGAAAATGAGTAAGGAAGAATGA